A region from the Rufibacter sp. DG15C genome encodes:
- a CDS encoding YpdA family putative bacillithiol disulfide reductase, which yields MAAQENFYEVVIIGGGPIGLACGIEAQQAGLSYVILEKGCLVNSLYNYPQTMTFFSTSEKLEIGGVPFISDNPKPRRAEALEYYRRVTLKFGLNVHLFEEVQHVEKVQNQFQVQTSKARYTAHHVIVSTGFYDLPALMDVPGEDLPQVTHYYQDPHYYALQKVVVVGASNSSVDAALETYRKGAQVTMVVRAPEIGQRVKYWVRPDIVNRIAEGSIKAYFNSSVTAIRPGAVDILTPEGPVTLANDFVLALTGYKPDFDLLRKFGVQLSADDKLYPQHNPETMETNQEGLYLAGVVCGGMDTHLWFIENSRDHAPKIIQHILAKRTH from the coding sequence ATGGCGGCACAAGAGAATTTTTACGAGGTGGTGATCATAGGCGGCGGGCCCATTGGGCTGGCCTGTGGCATTGAAGCGCAGCAGGCAGGGCTTTCTTACGTCATCTTGGAGAAAGGCTGCCTGGTAAACTCGCTCTACAACTATCCGCAGACCATGACCTTTTTCTCTACATCAGAGAAGCTGGAGATTGGCGGCGTGCCCTTCATCTCAGACAACCCCAAACCGCGCCGCGCCGAAGCCCTGGAATATTACCGCCGCGTCACGTTAAAATTCGGGCTGAACGTACATTTGTTTGAAGAAGTTCAGCACGTAGAGAAAGTGCAAAACCAGTTTCAGGTGCAGACTTCTAAGGCCAGGTATACAGCCCACCACGTCATTGTCTCTACCGGTTTTTATGACTTGCCAGCACTCATGGACGTTCCCGGCGAGGACCTGCCCCAGGTGACGCACTATTACCAGGACCCGCACTATTACGCCCTCCAGAAAGTAGTGGTGGTAGGCGCCAGCAATTCTTCAGTGGATGCCGCCCTGGAAACGTACCGCAAAGGCGCCCAGGTGACCATGGTGGTGCGTGCCCCAGAGATAGGCCAGCGGGTTAAATACTGGGTGCGCCCAGACATTGTGAACCGCATAGCCGAAGGCAGCATCAAGGCCTATTTCAATTCCAGCGTCACGGCCATACGCCCCGGCGCAGTAGACATCCTCACTCCCGAAGGCCCTGTCACCCTAGCCAACGACTTCGTCCTAGCCCTGACTGGCTACAAACCTGACTTTGACTTGCTCAGGAAGTTTGGCGTGCAACTCTCTGCAGATGACAAGCTCTACCCGCAGCACAACCCAGAGACCATGGAGACCAACCAAGAAGGGTTATATTTGGCAGGCGTGGTCTGCGGCGGCATGGACACGCATCTCTGGTTTATTGAGAATTCTAGGGACCACGCCCCCAAGATCATTCAGCACATCCTGGCCAAGCGTACCCATTAG
- a CDS encoding FUSC family membrane protein has protein sequence MLSKRQLQKFQYFFFSQHFSDGLTTTLGVLLPCLVASYFGHLEIGFSLSLGAICVSLADSPGPVTHKRNGMAVGMVLCALVGLVTGYVRQYPVLLGLEILVLSLVCSMFLVYGLRASLIGLASLLVMIMTLAQPIEPSAVPRYSLLILAGGAWYALLSLFTGQVMPYRQAQQALAEGIREVAKFLQIKAEFYNPAADLGEQYRKLVTQQVLVNEKQDAVRELLFKSRLVVKDSTSKGRTLFMIFVDLVDLYEQITAIHYDYTALREKFAPTGVLPKIIELIQLYAQELDHISLAVQANRPYAGQEELLATKLEEMRLAILQIEQSHEGLQVLVLKKINVNFKAIAQRVHSIEQYLREGAAEDASFSPREAFAPFVSHLKLDTQLFIQNLTFKSSVFRFSFRMAVASLAAYALTKIFPYGEHSYWVLLTLVFILKPGFSVTKQRNYQRLLGTLVGSFVGILVLYYIEDPLARFLLMVLFMVGTYSVQRINYVWSVLFMTPFVLLVFSFLGASGLEVVQERMIDTLVGCGIAFLASYLIFPNWEAKQIKTFLKAAIQANLTYLQMLAKPDITEVEYKLARKEVYVSAANLSAAFQRMASEPKSKQRKKKEVYELVVLNHILSSFIATMASGRLSNQKQVLSEPYKRIVRRASHALQSALLTLDPAQPKIALESHQPEVKAQEPASQEDTLLQEQLAFLNKVCHDIAKTTEVVSA, from the coding sequence ATGCTTAGCAAACGGCAACTACAAAAATTCCAGTACTTCTTTTTCAGCCAGCACTTCTCTGACGGCCTCACCACCACGCTTGGGGTGCTGCTGCCATGTTTAGTGGCGTCTTACTTTGGCCATTTAGAGATTGGGTTCAGTCTGTCCTTGGGGGCCATCTGCGTCAGCCTGGCAGACTCGCCGGGGCCGGTCACGCACAAGCGCAACGGCATGGCGGTGGGCATGGTGTTGTGCGCGCTGGTGGGCCTGGTGACGGGCTATGTGCGGCAGTACCCGGTGTTGTTGGGCCTGGAGATTCTGGTATTAAGCTTGGTCTGTTCCATGTTTTTGGTGTATGGTTTGCGCGCTTCGCTCATTGGTTTGGCATCCTTGCTGGTTATGATCATGACACTGGCCCAGCCCATTGAGCCCAGCGCCGTGCCGCGGTACAGTCTGTTGATCCTGGCGGGCGGTGCCTGGTATGCGCTTCTGAGCCTATTCACGGGACAGGTGATGCCTTACCGGCAGGCCCAACAAGCGCTGGCCGAAGGCATCCGGGAGGTAGCCAAATTCCTCCAGATCAAAGCCGAGTTCTACAATCCTGCCGCCGACCTTGGAGAGCAGTATCGCAAACTAGTCACGCAGCAAGTGTTGGTCAACGAGAAACAGGACGCCGTGCGGGAGTTGCTCTTCAAAAGCCGACTGGTGGTGAAAGACTCCACCAGCAAGGGCCGCACGCTGTTCATGATTTTTGTGGACCTGGTGGACCTCTATGAGCAGATTACCGCCATTCATTATGACTACACCGCCCTTCGGGAGAAGTTTGCGCCCACCGGTGTGTTGCCAAAGATCATAGAATTGATACAACTGTACGCCCAAGAACTGGACCATATTTCTTTGGCGGTGCAGGCCAACAGGCCGTATGCCGGGCAAGAAGAACTTTTGGCGACTAAGCTGGAAGAAATGCGACTCGCCATCTTGCAGATAGAGCAAAGCCACGAAGGACTACAGGTGCTGGTGCTTAAAAAGATCAATGTCAATTTTAAAGCGATAGCCCAGCGAGTGCACAGCATAGAACAGTACCTGCGCGAAGGTGCCGCAGAAGACGCTTCTTTCTCGCCCCGTGAGGCCTTTGCGCCATTTGTCTCGCATTTAAAACTGGACACGCAGCTGTTCATCCAGAACCTCACCTTTAAATCTTCGGTGTTCAGGTTTTCCTTCAGGATGGCGGTGGCCAGCTTGGCCGCCTATGCCTTGACCAAGATCTTCCCGTATGGCGAGCACAGCTATTGGGTGTTGCTGACGCTGGTGTTCATCTTAAAGCCCGGTTTTAGCGTGACCAAACAGCGCAACTACCAGCGCCTGCTAGGCACCTTGGTGGGCAGTTTTGTGGGGATTCTGGTACTGTACTACATTGAAGATCCGCTGGCCAGGTTTTTACTGATGGTCCTTTTCATGGTGGGCACTTACAGCGTGCAGCGCATCAATTACGTCTGGAGCGTGCTGTTCATGACGCCATTTGTGCTGCTGGTGTTCAGTTTTCTGGGAGCGTCTGGCCTAGAGGTGGTGCAGGAGCGCATGATTGACACGCTGGTGGGCTGCGGCATTGCGTTCCTGGCCAGTTACCTCATCTTCCCCAACTGGGAGGCCAAACAAATCAAGACCTTCCTGAAAGCCGCCATCCAGGCAAACCTGACCTACCTGCAGATGCTGGCCAAGCCTGACATCACGGAAGTGGAGTACAAATTGGCCCGGAAAGAAGTGTATGTGAGCGCAGCCAATTTATCTGCGGCATTCCAGCGCATGGCCTCTGAACCCAAAAGCAAGCAGCGCAAAAAGAAGGAAGTCTATGAGCTGGTGGTGCTCAACCATATCCTTTCCTCCTTCATCGCCACCATGGCCTCGGGGAGGTTATCCAACCAGAAGCAGGTCCTTTCAGAGCCGTATAAGCGGATAGTGCGCCGGGCCTCGCACGCCCTCCAAAGCGCCTTGCTCACCTTAGACCCTGCGCAACCAAAAATTGCTTTAGAAAGCCATCAGCCAGAAGTAAAAGCGCAGGAGCCCGCCAGCCAGGAAGATACCTTGCTACAAGAGCAGTTGGCATTCCTCAACAAAGTCTGCCATGACATTGCCAAAACCACCGAAGTCGTCAGTGCCTAA
- a CDS encoding YceI family protein yields the protein MAIKWTVDPMHSEVQFKVKHLMITTVTGYFQTFNVEVETENDDFSTASKILFTADVNSINTNNEQRDTHLKSADFFDADTHGKIKFVGNRYEKRGEDEAQLHGDLTIRGITKPVTVNVEFGGIVVDPYGQTKAGFTINGKISRKEFGLTWNAVTEAGSVVVADEIKLLAEIQLVKQA from the coding sequence ATGGCAATTAAATGGACCGTTGACCCCATGCACTCAGAGGTGCAGTTCAAAGTAAAGCACTTAATGATCACCACCGTGACGGGGTATTTTCAGACCTTCAATGTGGAGGTAGAGACGGAGAACGATGATTTCTCCACCGCCTCCAAGATCCTGTTCACCGCAGACGTCAACTCCATCAATACCAACAACGAGCAGCGCGACACCCACCTGAAGTCCGCCGATTTCTTTGACGCTGATACCCATGGCAAGATCAAATTTGTGGGCAACCGTTATGAGAAACGCGGCGAGGACGAGGCCCAACTGCACGGCGACCTTACTATTAGAGGCATCACCAAACCAGTGACCGTGAACGTGGAGTTCGGGGGGATTGTGGTGGACCCGTACGGCCAGACCAAGGCCGGTTTTACCATCAACGGCAAGATTAGCCGCAAAGAGTTTGGCCTGACCTGGAACGCCGTCACCGAAGCTGGTAGCGTGGTGGTAGCAGATGAAATCAAACTTTTGGCTGAGATTCAGTTAGTGAAGCAAGCCTAA
- a CDS encoding GNAT family N-acetyltransferase → MDVIHDEEDLRFYAVLGQEEAELTYTYSEDKVLDLDYTFVPEAYRNQGLADQLVKAGLEFVKARNYRFIPSCPVVEAYVHRHPEYQALMD, encoded by the coding sequence ATGGACGTGATTCATGACGAAGAGGACCTCAGGTTCTATGCTGTTTTAGGCCAAGAGGAAGCCGAACTAACATACACCTACTCAGAAGACAAGGTGCTGGATTTGGATTACACCTTTGTGCCCGAAGCCTACCGGAACCAAGGCCTAGCCGACCAACTGGTCAAGGCCGGGCTGGAGTTTGTGAAGGCCCGCAACTATCGTTTCATCCCCTCTTGCCCTGTGGTGGAGGCTTACGTTCATCGGCACCCGGAGTACCAGGCCTTGATGGACTGA
- a CDS encoding M48 family metalloprotease codes for MKKNIFYSGALAALLLFNSCATNPVTGKKEVMLVTEDQELAMGLQADPQVVAQFGLYNDPAMQKFIQEKGEQMAAVSHRSNLKYTFRVLDSEVINAFALPGGYVYFTRGIMAHMNNEAQFAGVLGHEIGHVTARHSASQQSKATLTQGLLIGGMILSPQVAQMGETLSQGASLMFLKFGRDDERESDELGVEYSTKIGYDATHMADFFQTLQRSSAQSGAQELPDFMSSHPNPGDRYTTVKQLAAQWKQKVNTPLKENRNSFLKLIDGIIYGEDPKQGFVENQVFYHPELKFQFPIPQAWQYQNTPQQVQMAPKDGKALMFLTLVPGTALESAAQEVVTKYQLQPLESRSVTVNGLPAIAIVADQKPSQEAQQQQQQQAAVRAMIYLIQYGGNIYGIFGVTSATDFNAYAPTFSNTMQNFRTLTDPEKLGRQPDRVRVKTAAKSTTLAQALASYQIPQKRHEEIAILNGMQLNTQLPAGTLFKIVTK; via the coding sequence ATGAAAAAGAACATATTCTACAGTGGCGCCCTGGCAGCCCTTCTGCTGTTCAATTCTTGCGCCACCAACCCGGTGACCGGCAAGAAAGAAGTGATGCTGGTCACCGAGGACCAGGAACTGGCCATGGGCTTACAAGCCGACCCACAGGTGGTAGCGCAGTTTGGGTTGTACAACGACCCCGCCATGCAAAAATTCATTCAGGAGAAAGGCGAACAAATGGCGGCCGTTTCTCACAGAAGTAATTTAAAATATACGTTTAGGGTCCTGGACTCAGAGGTGATTAATGCCTTTGCCTTACCCGGCGGCTATGTTTATTTTACACGGGGCATCATGGCGCACATGAACAACGAGGCGCAGTTTGCAGGCGTTTTGGGCCATGAGATTGGGCACGTAACGGCCCGTCACTCGGCTTCGCAGCAAAGCAAAGCGACCTTAACCCAAGGCCTTTTAATCGGGGGCATGATCTTGAGCCCCCAGGTGGCACAGATGGGCGAAACTCTGTCACAGGGAGCTAGCCTTATGTTCTTGAAATTTGGCCGGGACGATGAGCGCGAGAGTGATGAGCTGGGCGTGGAATACTCTACCAAGATTGGCTACGATGCCACCCACATGGCAGACTTCTTCCAGACCCTGCAACGCAGCAGCGCGCAGTCTGGGGCCCAGGAACTGCCGGATTTCATGTCTTCTCACCCTAACCCCGGTGACCGTTACACCACAGTAAAGCAACTGGCCGCCCAATGGAAACAGAAGGTCAATACGCCTTTAAAGGAAAACCGCAACAGCTTCTTGAAACTGATTGACGGCATCATCTACGGCGAGGACCCGAAACAGGGCTTCGTGGAGAACCAAGTATTCTACCACCCTGAGCTCAAGTTCCAGTTCCCTATCCCTCAGGCCTGGCAGTACCAAAACACGCCGCAGCAAGTACAGATGGCCCCTAAAGACGGCAAGGCGCTTATGTTCCTGACCTTGGTGCCGGGCACCGCCCTAGAGTCTGCCGCGCAAGAAGTAGTGACCAAGTACCAGTTGCAGCCCCTGGAGTCTAGAAGCGTAACCGTAAACGGCCTGCCGGCCATAGCCATCGTGGCAGACCAGAAGCCATCACAAGAAGCCCAGCAACAACAGCAGCAACAAGCGGCCGTGCGTGCCATGATTTACCTGATCCAATACGGCGGCAACATTTACGGCATATTTGGGGTGACCTCGGCCACAGACTTTAACGCCTACGCTCCTACCTTTTCCAATACCATGCAGAACTTCAGGACCCTCACTGATCCCGAGAAACTGGGCCGTCAGCCAGACCGTGTGCGCGTGAAAACAGCGGCTAAGTCCACTACCCTGGCCCAAGCCTTGGCTTCATACCAAATTCCGCAGAAACGCCATGAAGAAATAGCCATCTTGAACGGCATGCAGTTAAACACCCAATTGCCCGCCGGTACTCTATTCAAGATAGTTACCAAGTAG
- a CDS encoding urocanate hydratase — MELVNAPAPAVYSNLTVEEFIQKYATHPVYTPPTGPQLNAKNWQSESALRMFLNNLTAEVAEDPEKLVVYGGIGQAARTPADARKIVELLLTLEEDESLLVQSGKPVGKIRSHAEAPRVLIANSNLVPHWATWEHFNNLRDRGLMMYGQMTAGSWIYIGTQGILQGTYETFAACGRIHFGGDLRNRLVVTGGLGGMGGAQPLAATIAGATFLGVDIDPERIKKRLETRYIDKMTYDYNEAMRLVLAAQAKGEAISVGLVGDIGDVLERMIQDNITPDVLTDQTSAHDPINGYVPNGMTLVEAKRLREEDPSAYKEKSLKSMARHVHFMLELKNRGARTFDYGNNLREFAMQGGEKDAFHIQGFVPEYMRPLFCEGKGPFRWAALSGDPEDIRVTDEALKELFPENTHMINWLEQAQEKVAFQGLPCRICWLGMGEREKAGLMFNQLVREGKVKAPIVIGRDHLDCGSVASPYRETEGMLDGSDAVSDWPLLNLMANTSGGATWVSFHHGGGVGIGYSQHAGMVILADGTDRADRCLSRVLHNDPAMGIFRHADAGYETAQENAEKFGLNV, encoded by the coding sequence ATGGAACTTGTAAATGCCCCGGCACCCGCTGTCTACTCTAATCTCACAGTAGAAGAATTCATCCAGAAATACGCCACGCACCCGGTCTACACGCCGCCCACCGGCCCACAGTTGAACGCCAAGAACTGGCAGTCAGAATCTGCCTTGCGCATGTTCCTCAACAACCTCACCGCCGAGGTGGCCGAGGATCCCGAGAAGCTGGTGGTCTACGGTGGTATTGGCCAGGCCGCGCGTACGCCGGCAGACGCCCGCAAGATTGTGGAGCTGTTGTTGACCCTGGAAGAGGATGAAAGTCTATTGGTGCAGTCTGGCAAGCCCGTGGGCAAGATACGGTCGCACGCCGAGGCACCGCGCGTCCTCATAGCCAACTCTAACCTAGTGCCGCATTGGGCCACCTGGGAGCATTTCAATAACCTGCGCGACCGCGGCCTGATGATGTACGGCCAGATGACCGCTGGAAGCTGGATTTACATTGGCACCCAGGGCATTCTGCAAGGCACCTATGAGACCTTCGCCGCCTGCGGTAGAATCCATTTTGGCGGAGATTTGCGCAATAGATTGGTGGTGACGGGCGGCTTAGGCGGAATGGGTGGGGCTCAGCCATTGGCGGCCACCATTGCCGGTGCGACTTTCTTAGGCGTGGACATTGACCCTGAGCGAATCAAGAAACGGCTGGAGACCCGCTACATTGACAAGATGACCTATGACTACAATGAGGCCATGCGCCTGGTGCTGGCGGCACAAGCCAAAGGCGAAGCCATCTCAGTGGGCTTGGTAGGCGACATTGGCGATGTGCTGGAACGCATGATTCAAGACAACATCACCCCAGACGTGTTAACCGACCAGACTTCGGCCCATGACCCCATCAACGGCTATGTGCCCAACGGTATGACCTTGGTAGAAGCTAAAAGGTTAAGAGAAGAAGATCCTTCTGCCTATAAAGAGAAGTCTCTCAAAAGCATGGCCCGCCACGTGCACTTTATGCTGGAATTAAAAAACCGCGGCGCCAGAACCTTTGACTACGGTAACAACCTGCGCGAATTTGCGATGCAGGGCGGCGAGAAAGATGCGTTCCATATTCAGGGCTTCGTACCGGAGTACATGCGCCCACTGTTCTGCGAAGGCAAGGGTCCGTTTAGATGGGCCGCCTTGTCTGGGGACCCAGAGGACATTAGAGTCACGGATGAAGCCTTGAAAGAACTCTTCCCTGAGAATACCCACATGATTAACTGGCTGGAGCAGGCGCAGGAGAAAGTTGCGTTCCAAGGCTTGCCGTGCCGCATCTGCTGGCTGGGCATGGGTGAACGTGAGAAAGCTGGCCTGATGTTTAACCAACTGGTGCGCGAAGGCAAAGTGAAAGCGCCTATCGTGATTGGTCGTGACCATTTAGACTGCGGTTCGGTGGCCTCGCCGTACCGTGAGACCGAAGGCATGCTGGACGGTTCTGACGCCGTGTCTGACTGGCCTTTGCTCAACCTGATGGCCAATACCAGCGGCGGTGCCACCTGGGTGTCGTTCCACCACGGCGGCGGCGTAGGCATTGGCTACTCACAGCACGCGGGCATGGTGATACTAGCAGATGGCACAGACCGCGCCGACCGCTGCCTAAGCCGCGTTCTGCACAATGACCCGGCCATGGGCATCTTCCGTCACGCAGATGCGGGCTATGAAACTGCTCAAGAGAACGCTGAGAAATTCGGCCTGAACGTATAA
- the hutI gene encoding imidazolonepropionase, whose protein sequence is MAKASFLLIGPFAQAVTMAGLSLNGPLLDEALPIVEQAGVLVHDGKIVKLEAFAHLLKEAEEQLYSVQWIEEPMVLLPGLIDAHTHLCFAGSRAKDYALRIAGKTYLEIARSGGGILDTVRKTRKASQAELEQSLLQRCQRHLQEGVTTCEVKSGYGLTLDDELKMLRAIQNVSQQQPLELVPTCLAAHMVPPEFEDGATYLKHVVEILLPQVKAEGLANRVDIFIEDTAFDEADALSYLKDAQDLGFDITVHADQFSTGGSEVAARVHAASADHLEASGEEEIDIMKEAGVVATVLPGASVGLGMHYAPARKMLDAGLCVAIATDWNPGSAPMGDLLLQAALLSAAQKLTMAETWAGITFRAAHALRLSDRGTLATGQLADMIAFNTDDYQEILYVQGKLKPSKVWKKGILV, encoded by the coding sequence ATGGCAAAAGCATCGTTTCTGTTAATCGGGCCGTTCGCGCAGGCGGTGACCATGGCCGGTTTGTCCCTGAACGGACCTCTGTTGGATGAAGCCCTGCCTATTGTGGAACAGGCCGGGGTTCTGGTGCATGACGGGAAAATAGTGAAACTAGAGGCCTTCGCGCACCTGCTCAAAGAAGCCGAAGAACAACTGTATTCCGTTCAATGGATAGAGGAGCCGATGGTGTTATTGCCCGGGCTGATTGATGCGCACACGCACCTTTGTTTTGCCGGTTCCAGAGCCAAGGACTACGCCTTGCGCATAGCGGGTAAAACCTACTTAGAGATTGCCAGAAGCGGCGGCGGCATCCTGGACACCGTGCGCAAGACCAGGAAAGCCAGCCAGGCAGAACTGGAGCAAAGCCTGCTGCAACGCTGTCAACGGCACTTACAAGAAGGCGTGACCACCTGCGAAGTAAAGAGTGGCTACGGGCTAACCCTAGATGATGAACTGAAAATGCTGCGCGCCATCCAGAACGTAAGCCAGCAACAGCCTTTGGAGTTGGTGCCTACCTGCCTGGCCGCGCACATGGTTCCGCCGGAGTTTGAAGACGGGGCCACTTACCTGAAGCATGTAGTGGAAATCTTGCTGCCCCAGGTAAAAGCCGAAGGCCTAGCCAACCGCGTGGACATTTTCATAGAAGACACCGCCTTTGACGAAGCAGACGCCTTAAGCTACCTGAAAGACGCCCAGGACCTGGGCTTTGACATCACCGTCCACGCCGACCAGTTCTCTACTGGCGGAAGTGAAGTAGCCGCCCGTGTGCATGCTGCCAGCGCTGACCACCTGGAGGCCAGCGGCGAAGAGGAGATTGATATAATGAAAGAAGCCGGCGTGGTGGCCACCGTTTTACCAGGTGCATCGGTGGGTTTGGGTATGCACTACGCACCCGCGCGCAAAATGCTGGACGCCGGCCTCTGCGTCGCCATCGCCACAGATTGGAACCCCGGCTCTGCGCCCATGGGCGACTTACTCCTGCAAGCCGCCCTGCTAAGCGCTGCCCAAAAACTTACCATGGCTGAAACCTGGGCTGGCATCACCTTCCGCGCCGCCCATGCTCTTCGCCTATCAGACAGAGGCACCCTGGCCACTGGCCAACTGGCAGACATGATTGCTTTCAATACAGATGATTACCAGGAGATTCTCTATGTGCAAGGCAAGCTGAAACCAAGCAAGGTTTGGAAGAAGGGGATATTGGTGTAG